A single region of the Ahaetulla prasina isolate Xishuangbanna chromosome 13, ASM2864084v1, whole genome shotgun sequence genome encodes:
- the HMG20A gene encoding high mobility group protein 20A isoform X4 — protein MKTCQVMENPMSSSSPPSHIQEDDGSKENTDVPSGVNHSEGSCCGGSASQSANHPDFAEDVLQSQLLRNESFNAAENSELRTEEEQRAKRGNWSKGRKRKKPLRDSNAPKSPLTGYVRFMNERREQLRAKRPEVPFPEITRMLGNEWSKLPPEEKRRYLDEADRDKERYMKELEQYQKTEAYKVFSRKTQDRQKGKTHRQEGTRPATHDHQKEPDTKERSVFDIPIFTEEFLNHSKAREAELRQLRKSNMEFEERNAALQKHVESMRTAVEKLEVDVIHERSRNTVLQQHLETLRQALASSFAGVPLPGSGEIPTLDTIDSYMNRLHSLILANPQENEALIATVREVVNHLER, from the exons TAATGGAGAATCCAATGAGcagctcctctcctccttcacatATTCAAGAAGACGATGGCTCAAAGGAGAACACTGATGTTCCATCGGG ggTAAATCATTCAGAAGGATCGTGCTGCGGTGGCAGCGCCTCCCAGTCTGCCAACCATCCAGATTTTGCCGAAGACGTCTTGCAAAGCCAATTGTTGCGCAACGAGTCATTCAATGCGGCTGAAAATAGCGAGCTGAGGACGGAGGAGGAG CAGAGAGCCAAGAGAGGAAACTGGTCTAAAGGGCGGAAGAGGAAGAAGCCTTTAAGGGACAGCAATGCCCCCAAATCCCCCCTGACGGGCTATGTGAGGTTTATGAACGAGCGGCGGGAGCAGCTTCGCGCCAAGAGACCCGAAGTCCCGTTTCCAGAAATCACCCGGATGTTGGGCAACGAATGGAGCAAACTCCCTCCGGAGGAGAAACGG CGCTACCTTGACGAAGCCGACAGAGATAAGGAGCGCTACATGAAGGAGTTGGAGCAGTACCAGAAGACGGAGGCTTACAAAGTTTTTAGCAGGAAAACCCAGGACAGACAGAAAGGCAAAACTCATCGGCAAG AAGGAACACGCCCAGCTACTCACGACCATcag AAGGAACCGGATACAAAGGAGAGGTCAGTGTTCGATATTCCCATATTTACCGAGGAGTTTTTAAACCACAGTAAAG CACGAGAAGCCGAGCTGCGCCAGCTTCGCAAGTCCAACATGGAGTTTGAGGAGAGGAACGCGGCCCTCCAGAAGCACGTGGAGAGCATGAGGACAGCGGTGGAGAAGCTGGAGGTGGATGTGATCCACGAGCGCAGTCGCAACACGGTGTTGCAACAGCACTTGGAAACCTTACGGCAAGCTCTAGCCAGTAGCTTTGCCGGGGTCCCCTTACCAG GGAGCGGGGAGATCCCCACCTTAGACACAATTGATTCCTACATGAATCGGCTGCACAGCCTTATCCTGGCCAATCCACAGGAGAATGAGGCCCTTATAGCGACAGTCCGGGAGGTGGTAAACCATCTTGAACGTTAA
- the HMG20A gene encoding high mobility group protein 20A isoform X8, which produces MKTCQVMENPMSSSSPPSHIQEDDGSKENTDVPSGVNHSEGSCCGGSASQSANHPDFAEDVLQSQLLRNESFNAAENSELRTEEEQRAKRGNWSKGRKRKKPLRDSNAPKSPLTGYVRFMNERREQLRAKRPEVPFPEITRMLGNEWSKLPPEEKRLAKNKGVIVLSLQRYLDEADRDKERYMKELEQYQKTEAYKVFSRKTQDRQKGKTHRQEGTRPATHDHQKEPDTKERSVFDIPIFTEEFLNHSKAREAELRQLRKSNMEFEERNAALQKHVESMRTAVEKLEVDVIHERSRNTVLQQHLETLRQALASSFAGVPLPDSGLD; this is translated from the exons TAATGGAGAATCCAATGAGcagctcctctcctccttcacatATTCAAGAAGACGATGGCTCAAAGGAGAACACTGATGTTCCATCGGG ggTAAATCATTCAGAAGGATCGTGCTGCGGTGGCAGCGCCTCCCAGTCTGCCAACCATCCAGATTTTGCCGAAGACGTCTTGCAAAGCCAATTGTTGCGCAACGAGTCATTCAATGCGGCTGAAAATAGCGAGCTGAGGACGGAGGAGGAG CAGAGAGCCAAGAGAGGAAACTGGTCTAAAGGGCGGAAGAGGAAGAAGCCTTTAAGGGACAGCAATGCCCCCAAATCCCCCCTGACGGGCTATGTGAGGTTTATGAACGAGCGGCGGGAGCAGCTTCGCGCCAAGAGACCCGAAGTCCCGTTTCCAGAAATCACCCGGATGTTGGGCAACGAATGGAGCAAACTCCCTCCGGAGGAGAAACGG TTGGCCAAGAACAAAGGAGTGATTGTTCTGTCGTTGCAGCGCTACCTTGACGAAGCCGACAGAGATAAGGAGCGCTACATGAAGGAGTTGGAGCAGTACCAGAAGACGGAGGCTTACAAAGTTTTTAGCAGGAAAACCCAGGACAGACAGAAAGGCAAAACTCATCGGCAAG AAGGAACACGCCCAGCTACTCACGACCATcag AAGGAACCGGATACAAAGGAGAGGTCAGTGTTCGATATTCCCATATTTACCGAGGAGTTTTTAAACCACAGTAAAG CACGAGAAGCCGAGCTGCGCCAGCTTCGCAAGTCCAACATGGAGTTTGAGGAGAGGAACGCGGCCCTCCAGAAGCACGTGGAGAGCATGAGGACAGCGGTGGAGAAGCTGGAGGTGGATGTGATCCACGAGCGCAGTCGCAACACGGTGTTGCAACAGCACTTGGAAACCTTACGGCAAGCTCTAGCCAGTAGCTTTGCCGGGGTCCCCTTACCAG
- the HMG20A gene encoding high mobility group protein 20A isoform X9, with translation MKTCQVMENPMSSSSPPSHIQEDDGSKENTDVPSGVNHSEGSCCGGSASQSANHPDFAEDVLQSQLLRNESFNAAENSELRTEEEQRAKRGNWSKGRKRKKPLRDSNAPKSPLTGYVRFMNERREQLRAKRPEVPFPEITRMLGNEWSKLPPEEKRLAKNKGVIVLSLQRYLDEADRDKERYMKELEQYQKTEAYKVFSRKTQDRQKGKTHRQEGTRPATHDHQKEPDTKERSVFDIPIFTEEFLNHSKAREAELRQLRKSNMEFEERNAALQKHVESMRTAVEKLEVDVIHERSRNTVLQQHLETLRQALASSFAGVPLPG, from the exons TAATGGAGAATCCAATGAGcagctcctctcctccttcacatATTCAAGAAGACGATGGCTCAAAGGAGAACACTGATGTTCCATCGGG ggTAAATCATTCAGAAGGATCGTGCTGCGGTGGCAGCGCCTCCCAGTCTGCCAACCATCCAGATTTTGCCGAAGACGTCTTGCAAAGCCAATTGTTGCGCAACGAGTCATTCAATGCGGCTGAAAATAGCGAGCTGAGGACGGAGGAGGAG CAGAGAGCCAAGAGAGGAAACTGGTCTAAAGGGCGGAAGAGGAAGAAGCCTTTAAGGGACAGCAATGCCCCCAAATCCCCCCTGACGGGCTATGTGAGGTTTATGAACGAGCGGCGGGAGCAGCTTCGCGCCAAGAGACCCGAAGTCCCGTTTCCAGAAATCACCCGGATGTTGGGCAACGAATGGAGCAAACTCCCTCCGGAGGAGAAACGG TTGGCCAAGAACAAAGGAGTGATTGTTCTGTCGTTGCAGCGCTACCTTGACGAAGCCGACAGAGATAAGGAGCGCTACATGAAGGAGTTGGAGCAGTACCAGAAGACGGAGGCTTACAAAGTTTTTAGCAGGAAAACCCAGGACAGACAGAAAGGCAAAACTCATCGGCAAG AAGGAACACGCCCAGCTACTCACGACCATcag AAGGAACCGGATACAAAGGAGAGGTCAGTGTTCGATATTCCCATATTTACCGAGGAGTTTTTAAACCACAGTAAAG CACGAGAAGCCGAGCTGCGCCAGCTTCGCAAGTCCAACATGGAGTTTGAGGAGAGGAACGCGGCCCTCCAGAAGCACGTGGAGAGCATGAGGACAGCGGTGGAGAAGCTGGAGGTGGATGTGATCCACGAGCGCAGTCGCAACACGGTGTTGCAACAGCACTTGGAAACCTTACGGCAAGCTCTAGCCAGTAGCTTTGCCGGGGTCCCCTTACCAG
- the HMG20A gene encoding high mobility group protein 20A isoform X10, with product MKTCQVMENPMSSSSPPSHIQEDDGSKENTDVPSGVNHSEGSCCGGSASQSANHPDFAEDVLQSQLLRNESFNAAENSELRTEEERYLDEADRDKERYMKELEQYQKTEAYKVFSRKTQDRQKGKTHRQEGTRPATHDHQKEPDTKERSVFDIPIFTEEFLNHSKAREAELRQLRKSNMEFEERNAALQKHVESMRTAVEKLEVDVIHERSRNTVLQQHLETLRQALASSFAGVPLPGSGEIPTLDTIDSYMNRLHSLILANPQENEALIATVREVVNHLER from the exons TAATGGAGAATCCAATGAGcagctcctctcctccttcacatATTCAAGAAGACGATGGCTCAAAGGAGAACACTGATGTTCCATCGGG ggTAAATCATTCAGAAGGATCGTGCTGCGGTGGCAGCGCCTCCCAGTCTGCCAACCATCCAGATTTTGCCGAAGACGTCTTGCAAAGCCAATTGTTGCGCAACGAGTCATTCAATGCGGCTGAAAATAGCGAGCTGAGGACGGAGGAGGAG CGCTACCTTGACGAAGCCGACAGAGATAAGGAGCGCTACATGAAGGAGTTGGAGCAGTACCAGAAGACGGAGGCTTACAAAGTTTTTAGCAGGAAAACCCAGGACAGACAGAAAGGCAAAACTCATCGGCAAG AAGGAACACGCCCAGCTACTCACGACCATcag AAGGAACCGGATACAAAGGAGAGGTCAGTGTTCGATATTCCCATATTTACCGAGGAGTTTTTAAACCACAGTAAAG CACGAGAAGCCGAGCTGCGCCAGCTTCGCAAGTCCAACATGGAGTTTGAGGAGAGGAACGCGGCCCTCCAGAAGCACGTGGAGAGCATGAGGACAGCGGTGGAGAAGCTGGAGGTGGATGTGATCCACGAGCGCAGTCGCAACACGGTGTTGCAACAGCACTTGGAAACCTTACGGCAAGCTCTAGCCAGTAGCTTTGCCGGGGTCCCCTTACCAG GGAGCGGGGAGATCCCCACCTTAGACACAATTGATTCCTACATGAATCGGCTGCACAGCCTTATCCTGGCCAATCCACAGGAGAATGAGGCCCTTATAGCGACAGTCCGGGAGGTGGTAAACCATCTTGAACGTTAA
- the HMG20A gene encoding high mobility group protein 20A isoform X1 has protein sequence MKTCQVMENPMSSSSPPSHIQEDDGSKENTDVPSGVNHSEGSCCGGSASQSANHPDFAEDVLQSQLLRNESFNAAENSELRTEEEQRAKRGNWSKGRKRKKPLRDSNAPKSPLTGYVRFMNERREQLRAKRPEVPFPEITRMLGNEWSKLPPEEKRLAKNKGVIVLSLQRYLDEADRDKERYMKELEQYQKTEAYKVFSRKTQDRQKGKTHRQEGTRPATHDHQKEPDTKERSVFDIPIFTEEFLNHSKAREAELRQLRKSNMEFEERNAALQKHVESMRTAVEKLEVDVIHERSRNTVLQQHLETLRQALASSFAGVPLPGSGEIPTLDTIDSYMNRLHSLILANPQENEALIATVREVVNHLER, from the exons TAATGGAGAATCCAATGAGcagctcctctcctccttcacatATTCAAGAAGACGATGGCTCAAAGGAGAACACTGATGTTCCATCGGG ggTAAATCATTCAGAAGGATCGTGCTGCGGTGGCAGCGCCTCCCAGTCTGCCAACCATCCAGATTTTGCCGAAGACGTCTTGCAAAGCCAATTGTTGCGCAACGAGTCATTCAATGCGGCTGAAAATAGCGAGCTGAGGACGGAGGAGGAG CAGAGAGCCAAGAGAGGAAACTGGTCTAAAGGGCGGAAGAGGAAGAAGCCTTTAAGGGACAGCAATGCCCCCAAATCCCCCCTGACGGGCTATGTGAGGTTTATGAACGAGCGGCGGGAGCAGCTTCGCGCCAAGAGACCCGAAGTCCCGTTTCCAGAAATCACCCGGATGTTGGGCAACGAATGGAGCAAACTCCCTCCGGAGGAGAAACGG TTGGCCAAGAACAAAGGAGTGATTGTTCTGTCGTTGCAGCGCTACCTTGACGAAGCCGACAGAGATAAGGAGCGCTACATGAAGGAGTTGGAGCAGTACCAGAAGACGGAGGCTTACAAAGTTTTTAGCAGGAAAACCCAGGACAGACAGAAAGGCAAAACTCATCGGCAAG AAGGAACACGCCCAGCTACTCACGACCATcag AAGGAACCGGATACAAAGGAGAGGTCAGTGTTCGATATTCCCATATTTACCGAGGAGTTTTTAAACCACAGTAAAG CACGAGAAGCCGAGCTGCGCCAGCTTCGCAAGTCCAACATGGAGTTTGAGGAGAGGAACGCGGCCCTCCAGAAGCACGTGGAGAGCATGAGGACAGCGGTGGAGAAGCTGGAGGTGGATGTGATCCACGAGCGCAGTCGCAACACGGTGTTGCAACAGCACTTGGAAACCTTACGGCAAGCTCTAGCCAGTAGCTTTGCCGGGGTCCCCTTACCAG GGAGCGGGGAGATCCCCACCTTAGACACAATTGATTCCTACATGAATCGGCTGCACAGCCTTATCCTGGCCAATCCACAGGAGAATGAGGCCCTTATAGCGACAGTCCGGGAGGTGGTAAACCATCTTGAACGTTAA
- the HMG20A gene encoding high mobility group protein 20A isoform X5: MKTCQVMENPMSSSSPPSHIQEDDGSKENTDVPSGVNHSEGSCCGGSASQSANHPDFAEDVLQSQLLRNESFNAAENSELRTEEERAKRGNWSKGRKRKKPLRDSNAPKSPLTGYVRFMNERREQLRAKRPEVPFPEITRMLGNEWSKLPPEEKRRYLDEADRDKERYMKELEQYQKTEAYKVFSRKTQDRQKGKTHRQEGTRPATHDHQKEPDTKERSVFDIPIFTEEFLNHSKAREAELRQLRKSNMEFEERNAALQKHVESMRTAVEKLEVDVIHERSRNTVLQQHLETLRQALASSFAGVPLPGSGEIPTLDTIDSYMNRLHSLILANPQENEALIATVREVVNHLER, encoded by the exons TAATGGAGAATCCAATGAGcagctcctctcctccttcacatATTCAAGAAGACGATGGCTCAAAGGAGAACACTGATGTTCCATCGGG ggTAAATCATTCAGAAGGATCGTGCTGCGGTGGCAGCGCCTCCCAGTCTGCCAACCATCCAGATTTTGCCGAAGACGTCTTGCAAAGCCAATTGTTGCGCAACGAGTCATTCAATGCGGCTGAAAATAGCGAGCTGAGGACGGAGGAGGAG AGAGCCAAGAGAGGAAACTGGTCTAAAGGGCGGAAGAGGAAGAAGCCTTTAAGGGACAGCAATGCCCCCAAATCCCCCCTGACGGGCTATGTGAGGTTTATGAACGAGCGGCGGGAGCAGCTTCGCGCCAAGAGACCCGAAGTCCCGTTTCCAGAAATCACCCGGATGTTGGGCAACGAATGGAGCAAACTCCCTCCGGAGGAGAAACGG CGCTACCTTGACGAAGCCGACAGAGATAAGGAGCGCTACATGAAGGAGTTGGAGCAGTACCAGAAGACGGAGGCTTACAAAGTTTTTAGCAGGAAAACCCAGGACAGACAGAAAGGCAAAACTCATCGGCAAG AAGGAACACGCCCAGCTACTCACGACCATcag AAGGAACCGGATACAAAGGAGAGGTCAGTGTTCGATATTCCCATATTTACCGAGGAGTTTTTAAACCACAGTAAAG CACGAGAAGCCGAGCTGCGCCAGCTTCGCAAGTCCAACATGGAGTTTGAGGAGAGGAACGCGGCCCTCCAGAAGCACGTGGAGAGCATGAGGACAGCGGTGGAGAAGCTGGAGGTGGATGTGATCCACGAGCGCAGTCGCAACACGGTGTTGCAACAGCACTTGGAAACCTTACGGCAAGCTCTAGCCAGTAGCTTTGCCGGGGTCCCCTTACCAG GGAGCGGGGAGATCCCCACCTTAGACACAATTGATTCCTACATGAATCGGCTGCACAGCCTTATCCTGGCCAATCCACAGGAGAATGAGGCCCTTATAGCGACAGTCCGGGAGGTGGTAAACCATCTTGAACGTTAA
- the HMG20A gene encoding high mobility group protein 20A isoform X2 — translation MKTCQVMENPMSSSSPPSHIQEDDGSKENTDVPSGVNHSEGSCCGGSASQSANHPDFAEDVLQSQLLRNESFNAAENSELRTEEERAKRGNWSKGRKRKKPLRDSNAPKSPLTGYVRFMNERREQLRAKRPEVPFPEITRMLGNEWSKLPPEEKRLAKNKGVIVLSLQRYLDEADRDKERYMKELEQYQKTEAYKVFSRKTQDRQKGKTHRQEGTRPATHDHQKEPDTKERSVFDIPIFTEEFLNHSKAREAELRQLRKSNMEFEERNAALQKHVESMRTAVEKLEVDVIHERSRNTVLQQHLETLRQALASSFAGVPLPGSGEIPTLDTIDSYMNRLHSLILANPQENEALIATVREVVNHLER, via the exons TAATGGAGAATCCAATGAGcagctcctctcctccttcacatATTCAAGAAGACGATGGCTCAAAGGAGAACACTGATGTTCCATCGGG ggTAAATCATTCAGAAGGATCGTGCTGCGGTGGCAGCGCCTCCCAGTCTGCCAACCATCCAGATTTTGCCGAAGACGTCTTGCAAAGCCAATTGTTGCGCAACGAGTCATTCAATGCGGCTGAAAATAGCGAGCTGAGGACGGAGGAGGAG AGAGCCAAGAGAGGAAACTGGTCTAAAGGGCGGAAGAGGAAGAAGCCTTTAAGGGACAGCAATGCCCCCAAATCCCCCCTGACGGGCTATGTGAGGTTTATGAACGAGCGGCGGGAGCAGCTTCGCGCCAAGAGACCCGAAGTCCCGTTTCCAGAAATCACCCGGATGTTGGGCAACGAATGGAGCAAACTCCCTCCGGAGGAGAAACGG TTGGCCAAGAACAAAGGAGTGATTGTTCTGTCGTTGCAGCGCTACCTTGACGAAGCCGACAGAGATAAGGAGCGCTACATGAAGGAGTTGGAGCAGTACCAGAAGACGGAGGCTTACAAAGTTTTTAGCAGGAAAACCCAGGACAGACAGAAAGGCAAAACTCATCGGCAAG AAGGAACACGCCCAGCTACTCACGACCATcag AAGGAACCGGATACAAAGGAGAGGTCAGTGTTCGATATTCCCATATTTACCGAGGAGTTTTTAAACCACAGTAAAG CACGAGAAGCCGAGCTGCGCCAGCTTCGCAAGTCCAACATGGAGTTTGAGGAGAGGAACGCGGCCCTCCAGAAGCACGTGGAGAGCATGAGGACAGCGGTGGAGAAGCTGGAGGTGGATGTGATCCACGAGCGCAGTCGCAACACGGTGTTGCAACAGCACTTGGAAACCTTACGGCAAGCTCTAGCCAGTAGCTTTGCCGGGGTCCCCTTACCAG GGAGCGGGGAGATCCCCACCTTAGACACAATTGATTCCTACATGAATCGGCTGCACAGCCTTATCCTGGCCAATCCACAGGAGAATGAGGCCCTTATAGCGACAGTCCGGGAGGTGGTAAACCATCTTGAACGTTAA
- the HMG20A gene encoding high mobility group protein 20A isoform X6, producing the protein MKTCQVMENPMSSSSPPSHIQEDDGSKENTDVPSGVNHSEGSCCGGSASQSANHPDFAEDVLQSQLLRNESFNAAENSELRTEEEQRAKRGNWSKGRKRKKPLRDSNAPKSPLTGYVRFMNERREQLRAKRPEVPFPEITRMLGNEWSKLPPEEKRLAKNKGVIVLSLQRYLDEADRDKERYMKELEQYQKTEAYKVFSRKTQDRQKGKTHRQEGTRPATHDHQKEPDTKERSVFDIPIFTEEFLNHSKAREAELRQLRKSNMEFEERNAALQKHVESMRTAVEKLEVDVIHERSRNTVLQQHLETLRQALASSFAGVPLPGRKEAWNKTHGVKLSQEKKRQKFGDKLQFFP; encoded by the exons TAATGGAGAATCCAATGAGcagctcctctcctccttcacatATTCAAGAAGACGATGGCTCAAAGGAGAACACTGATGTTCCATCGGG ggTAAATCATTCAGAAGGATCGTGCTGCGGTGGCAGCGCCTCCCAGTCTGCCAACCATCCAGATTTTGCCGAAGACGTCTTGCAAAGCCAATTGTTGCGCAACGAGTCATTCAATGCGGCTGAAAATAGCGAGCTGAGGACGGAGGAGGAG CAGAGAGCCAAGAGAGGAAACTGGTCTAAAGGGCGGAAGAGGAAGAAGCCTTTAAGGGACAGCAATGCCCCCAAATCCCCCCTGACGGGCTATGTGAGGTTTATGAACGAGCGGCGGGAGCAGCTTCGCGCCAAGAGACCCGAAGTCCCGTTTCCAGAAATCACCCGGATGTTGGGCAACGAATGGAGCAAACTCCCTCCGGAGGAGAAACGG TTGGCCAAGAACAAAGGAGTGATTGTTCTGTCGTTGCAGCGCTACCTTGACGAAGCCGACAGAGATAAGGAGCGCTACATGAAGGAGTTGGAGCAGTACCAGAAGACGGAGGCTTACAAAGTTTTTAGCAGGAAAACCCAGGACAGACAGAAAGGCAAAACTCATCGGCAAG AAGGAACACGCCCAGCTACTCACGACCATcag AAGGAACCGGATACAAAGGAGAGGTCAGTGTTCGATATTCCCATATTTACCGAGGAGTTTTTAAACCACAGTAAAG CACGAGAAGCCGAGCTGCGCCAGCTTCGCAAGTCCAACATGGAGTTTGAGGAGAGGAACGCGGCCCTCCAGAAGCACGTGGAGAGCATGAGGACAGCGGTGGAGAAGCTGGAGGTGGATGTGATCCACGAGCGCAGTCGCAACACGGTGTTGCAACAGCACTTGGAAACCTTACGGCAAGCTCTAGCCAGTAGCTTTGCCGGGGTCCCCTTACCAG ggagaaaagaagCCTGGAACAAAACCCATGGTGTGAAGctaagccaagaaaaaaaaaggcaaaaatttgGAGATAAGCTCCAGTTCTTTCCTTAA
- the HMG20A gene encoding high mobility group protein 20A isoform X7 codes for MKTCQVMENPMSSSSPPSHIQEDDGSKENTDVPSGVNHSEGSCCGGSASQSANHPDFAEDVLQSQLLRNESFNAAENSELRTEEEQRAKRGNWSKGRKRKKPLRDSNAPKSPLTGYVRFMNERREQLRAKRPEVPFPEITRMLGNEWSKLPPEEKRLAKNKGVIVLSLQRYLDEADRDKERYMKELEQYQKTEAYKVFSRKTQDRQKGKTHRQEGTRPATHDHQKEPDTKERSVFDIPIFTEEFLNHSKAREAELRQLRKSNMEFEERNAALQKHVESMRTAVEKLEVDVIHERSRNTVLQQHLETLRQALASSFAGVPLPVSRIFFFF; via the exons TAATGGAGAATCCAATGAGcagctcctctcctccttcacatATTCAAGAAGACGATGGCTCAAAGGAGAACACTGATGTTCCATCGGG ggTAAATCATTCAGAAGGATCGTGCTGCGGTGGCAGCGCCTCCCAGTCTGCCAACCATCCAGATTTTGCCGAAGACGTCTTGCAAAGCCAATTGTTGCGCAACGAGTCATTCAATGCGGCTGAAAATAGCGAGCTGAGGACGGAGGAGGAG CAGAGAGCCAAGAGAGGAAACTGGTCTAAAGGGCGGAAGAGGAAGAAGCCTTTAAGGGACAGCAATGCCCCCAAATCCCCCCTGACGGGCTATGTGAGGTTTATGAACGAGCGGCGGGAGCAGCTTCGCGCCAAGAGACCCGAAGTCCCGTTTCCAGAAATCACCCGGATGTTGGGCAACGAATGGAGCAAACTCCCTCCGGAGGAGAAACGG TTGGCCAAGAACAAAGGAGTGATTGTTCTGTCGTTGCAGCGCTACCTTGACGAAGCCGACAGAGATAAGGAGCGCTACATGAAGGAGTTGGAGCAGTACCAGAAGACGGAGGCTTACAAAGTTTTTAGCAGGAAAACCCAGGACAGACAGAAAGGCAAAACTCATCGGCAAG AAGGAACACGCCCAGCTACTCACGACCATcag AAGGAACCGGATACAAAGGAGAGGTCAGTGTTCGATATTCCCATATTTACCGAGGAGTTTTTAAACCACAGTAAAG CACGAGAAGCCGAGCTGCGCCAGCTTCGCAAGTCCAACATGGAGTTTGAGGAGAGGAACGCGGCCCTCCAGAAGCACGTGGAGAGCATGAGGACAGCGGTGGAGAAGCTGGAGGTGGATGTGATCCACGAGCGCAGTCGCAACACGGTGTTGCAACAGCACTTGGAAACCTTACGGCAAGCTCTAGCCAGTAGCTTTGCCGGGGTCCCCTTACCAG tttctaggattttttttttcttttaa
- the HMG20A gene encoding high mobility group protein 20A isoform X3: protein MENPMSSSSPPSHIQEDDGSKENTDVPSGVNHSEGSCCGGSASQSANHPDFAEDVLQSQLLRNESFNAAENSELRTEEEQRAKRGNWSKGRKRKKPLRDSNAPKSPLTGYVRFMNERREQLRAKRPEVPFPEITRMLGNEWSKLPPEEKRLAKNKGVIVLSLQRYLDEADRDKERYMKELEQYQKTEAYKVFSRKTQDRQKGKTHRQEGTRPATHDHQKEPDTKERSVFDIPIFTEEFLNHSKAREAELRQLRKSNMEFEERNAALQKHVESMRTAVEKLEVDVIHERSRNTVLQQHLETLRQALASSFAGVPLPGSGEIPTLDTIDSYMNRLHSLILANPQENEALIATVREVVNHLER, encoded by the exons ATGGAGAATCCAATGAGcagctcctctcctccttcacatATTCAAGAAGACGATGGCTCAAAGGAGAACACTGATGTTCCATCGGG ggTAAATCATTCAGAAGGATCGTGCTGCGGTGGCAGCGCCTCCCAGTCTGCCAACCATCCAGATTTTGCCGAAGACGTCTTGCAAAGCCAATTGTTGCGCAACGAGTCATTCAATGCGGCTGAAAATAGCGAGCTGAGGACGGAGGAGGAG CAGAGAGCCAAGAGAGGAAACTGGTCTAAAGGGCGGAAGAGGAAGAAGCCTTTAAGGGACAGCAATGCCCCCAAATCCCCCCTGACGGGCTATGTGAGGTTTATGAACGAGCGGCGGGAGCAGCTTCGCGCCAAGAGACCCGAAGTCCCGTTTCCAGAAATCACCCGGATGTTGGGCAACGAATGGAGCAAACTCCCTCCGGAGGAGAAACGG TTGGCCAAGAACAAAGGAGTGATTGTTCTGTCGTTGCAGCGCTACCTTGACGAAGCCGACAGAGATAAGGAGCGCTACATGAAGGAGTTGGAGCAGTACCAGAAGACGGAGGCTTACAAAGTTTTTAGCAGGAAAACCCAGGACAGACAGAAAGGCAAAACTCATCGGCAAG AAGGAACACGCCCAGCTACTCACGACCATcag AAGGAACCGGATACAAAGGAGAGGTCAGTGTTCGATATTCCCATATTTACCGAGGAGTTTTTAAACCACAGTAAAG CACGAGAAGCCGAGCTGCGCCAGCTTCGCAAGTCCAACATGGAGTTTGAGGAGAGGAACGCGGCCCTCCAGAAGCACGTGGAGAGCATGAGGACAGCGGTGGAGAAGCTGGAGGTGGATGTGATCCACGAGCGCAGTCGCAACACGGTGTTGCAACAGCACTTGGAAACCTTACGGCAAGCTCTAGCCAGTAGCTTTGCCGGGGTCCCCTTACCAG GGAGCGGGGAGATCCCCACCTTAGACACAATTGATTCCTACATGAATCGGCTGCACAGCCTTATCCTGGCCAATCCACAGGAGAATGAGGCCCTTATAGCGACAGTCCGGGAGGTGGTAAACCATCTTGAACGTTAA